From a region of the Paeniglutamicibacter cryotolerans genome:
- a CDS encoding ABC transporter ATP-binding protein: MPLLEIRDLSTDIRLSKSVVHALDHVTMHVDSGECLGLVGESGSGKTMTAMSIERLLPPGGQITNGQIIFDGEDLVQLGEPRLREIRGGDIGMIFQDPMTSLNPVQTIGEQVAEPLMLHRNMGKAAALKEVVEMFGLVGIPSPAERIKQFPHQLSGGQRQRVMIAMALICQPKLLIADEPTTALDVTVQKQILELVSRLRVELNMAMILVTHDLGVIAGNADRVVVMYAGKIAEMADVHTLFLAPKHRYTDALFEALPERAAGTGERLYSIPGLPPDLTEPPPACRFAPRCRFAVDLCRTMVPPVTTFQTAAGPQEYACFVPRTTPLAVPEQVDLRTVVPELARVEAAELEAGTDLSDAVQGTGPDKGQQPAAQGAAEADLGSWVAPRTFIPADGTPLLQIQSVVKDFPVTAGAILRRHVGDVSAVADVTLAIPRGSTLGLVGESGCGKTTLGRLVVGLEEPTDGHILFRGRKISKLRGKEAKEGRRNVQFMFQDSYASLDPRMRVRQILREPLDIQHVGTPSDRNERVDELLAAVGLPARAAERYPHEFSGGQRQRIGLARALALQPGLIVADEPVSALDVSIQAQVLNLMKDLQRDRELTYLFISHDLSVVRYLSDVIAVMYLGRMVEVGPAAEVYSRPQHHYTRGLIDTIPIPDPIVERQKAKLGVRGELPSAINPPSGCRFRTRCPMAQDICARVVPLLQPGGGSEPISAQAVADATDLAAARGTVPHLTACHFPIDGYAAVDVLGDTVATPGPV, encoded by the coding sequence ATGCCGCTCTTGGAGATTCGCGATCTCAGCACTGATATCCGGCTCAGCAAATCGGTGGTGCATGCGCTGGACCATGTGACCATGCACGTCGATTCCGGGGAATGCCTAGGCCTGGTGGGGGAGTCTGGCAGCGGCAAAACCATGACCGCCATGTCCATCGAACGGCTGCTGCCACCGGGCGGACAAATCACTAACGGCCAAATCATCTTTGACGGCGAGGACCTGGTCCAGCTGGGGGAGCCGAGGCTGCGCGAGATCCGCGGCGGTGACATCGGCATGATCTTCCAAGACCCGATGACCTCCCTGAACCCCGTGCAGACGATCGGGGAACAGGTCGCCGAGCCGTTGATGCTGCACCGCAACATGGGCAAGGCGGCCGCCCTGAAGGAAGTGGTGGAGATGTTCGGGCTGGTCGGCATCCCCAGCCCGGCCGAGCGGATCAAGCAGTTCCCACACCAGCTCTCCGGTGGTCAGCGTCAACGCGTCATGATAGCGATGGCGCTGATTTGCCAGCCCAAGCTGCTCATCGCCGACGAGCCCACGACAGCCCTGGACGTCACCGTGCAGAAGCAGATCCTGGAGCTCGTTTCCAGGCTTCGCGTCGAACTGAACATGGCCATGATCCTGGTGACGCACGATCTCGGCGTCATCGCGGGAAATGCCGACCGGGTTGTGGTCATGTACGCCGGCAAGATAGCTGAGATGGCCGACGTTCATACGCTGTTCCTGGCTCCGAAGCACCGCTATACGGACGCCCTCTTCGAGGCGCTGCCAGAGCGTGCCGCCGGGACCGGGGAGCGGCTGTATTCGATTCCGGGCCTGCCGCCGGATCTGACCGAACCACCGCCAGCGTGCCGCTTCGCACCTCGCTGCCGCTTTGCCGTAGACCTCTGCCGCACCATGGTGCCACCGGTGACCACCTTCCAGACAGCAGCAGGCCCGCAGGAGTATGCCTGCTTCGTGCCGCGCACCACGCCGTTGGCCGTACCCGAGCAGGTGGACCTGCGCACTGTCGTTCCGGAGCTGGCCCGGGTGGAGGCCGCCGAGCTTGAGGCCGGAACGGATCTCTCCGACGCCGTACAAGGCACCGGACCTGATAAGGGCCAGCAACCTGCGGCGCAGGGGGCAGCCGAGGCCGATCTGGGATCCTGGGTCGCACCGCGGACATTCATTCCGGCCGACGGGACGCCGTTGCTGCAGATCCAGTCGGTCGTGAAGGACTTCCCGGTGACGGCAGGGGCCATCCTGCGCCGGCATGTGGGCGATGTCAGCGCCGTGGCCGACGTGACGCTGGCTATACCGCGCGGCAGCACGCTGGGGCTGGTGGGGGAGTCTGGATGCGGCAAAACGACCCTCGGGCGCCTGGTGGTCGGGCTCGAGGAACCCACCGACGGCCATATCCTGTTCCGTGGTCGGAAGATCAGCAAGCTGCGCGGCAAGGAGGCCAAGGAGGGCCGACGGAACGTCCAGTTCATGTTCCAAGATTCCTATGCGTCGCTGGATCCGCGGATGCGCGTGCGGCAGATCCTGCGTGAACCCCTGGATATTCAGCATGTCGGCACTCCATCCGACCGCAACGAAAGGGTTGACGAGCTGCTGGCCGCCGTCGGACTGCCTGCGCGTGCAGCCGAAAGGTACCCGCATGAATTCTCAGGCGGTCAACGTCAGCGGATCGGACTGGCTCGGGCCCTGGCATTGCAGCCGGGCCTGATCGTGGCGGACGAACCGGTGTCCGCGCTGGATGTGTCCATCCAGGCACAGGTGTTGAACCTGATGAAGGATCTGCAGCGGGACCGCGAGTTGACCTATCTATTCATCAGCCACGACCTGTCCGTGGTGCGGTACCTCTCCGATGTCATCGCCGTCATGTACCTGGGCCGGATGGTTGAAGTGGGACCCGCGGCAGAGGTCTACTCCCGGCCGCAGCACCACTACACGCGCGGGCTCATCGACACGATCCCCATCCCGGATCCCATCGTGGAACGGCAGAAGGCCAAATTGGGCGTGCGCGGAGAACTGCCCTCGGCCATAAACCCGCCTAGCGGTTGCCGGTTCCGCACACGTTGCCCGATGGCACAGGACATTTGCGCGAGGGTGGTGCCCCTGCTGCAGCCCGGAGGGGGATCAGAGCCCATCTCCGCCCAGGCAGTGGCCGATGCCACGGACCTTGCTGCAGCCAGGGGAACGGTTCCGCACCTGACGGCATGCCACTTCCCCATCGACGGGTACGCAGCGGTCGATGTCCTCGGGGACACGGTTGCTACTCCGGGCCCCGTGTAA
- a CDS encoding SH3 domain-containing protein, producing the protein MALSFLLVAAASGDPATAAPVVLPASAGRLQLALPAAASPITKQANVNLNLRAKASAGSKVLLTIPRGTKLKVLGTSGKWIKVTYKSKTGWASGDFMKTVPAPRACLLMS; encoded by the coding sequence ATGGCATTGTCATTCCTTCTCGTTGCGGCGGCGTCCGGCGACCCGGCAACCGCGGCCCCGGTCGTCCTCCCGGCGTCCGCCGGCCGGCTTCAGCTGGCTCTGCCTGCGGCGGCGTCGCCGATCACCAAGCAGGCCAACGTCAACCTGAACCTGAGGGCGAAGGCCAGCGCCGGCTCAAAGGTCCTGTTGACTATTCCCCGGGGGACCAAACTGAAGGTATTGGGGACTTCTGGCAAGTGGATCAAAGTCACCTACAAATCAAAGACCGGATGGGCCTCGGGGGATTTCATGAAGACCGTGCCTGCCCCTAGGGCGTGTCTCCTAATGTCGTAA
- a CDS encoding IS5 family transposase (programmed frameshift) — translation MMPSSTGKAGRPFKDHRLITEGIIYRYRAGIPWRDLPEHFGSWKTVWKRHRRYSNDGTWDTVLGALLSRADTQGLINWEVSVDSTVNRAHQHGTNLTRDTGGTSNYKNLLVEPADHAIGRSRGGLTTKIHALVDGNRRPLVLILGPGQGGDSPMFANLMDALKVEKTGPGAARRRPERAMADKAYSSRAIRKYLREHGIQCVIPEKEDQKENRKRRGSAGGRPVTYDKEAYKRRNVVECSFNTLKQWRSLATRYDKLALTYRSAVMLQAVVIWSAAITTLGDTP, via the exons ATGATGCCCAGCTCCACGGGCAAGGCCGGACGACCGTTCAAGGACCACCGGTTGATCACCGAGGGCATCATCTACCGCTACCGGGCAGGCATCCCTTGGCGTGACCTGCCCGAACATTTCGGCTCGTGGAAAACTGTCTGGAAGCGCCACCGCCGCTACAGCAACGACGGCACCTGGGACACCGTCCTGGGTGCCCTGCTCAGCCGTGCCGACACGCAGGGCCTGATCAATTGGGAGGTGTCGGTGGATTCCACGGTGAACCGTGCCCACCAGCACGGCACCAACCTCACCCGTGACACAGGGGGAACT TCGAATTACAAGAATCTTCTCGTTGAGCCGGCCGATCATGCGATTGGCCGGTCCCGCGGCGGACTGACCACCAAGATCCACGCCCTGGTCGACGGAAACCGTAGGCCACTGGTGCTGATACTCGGCCCTGGGCAGGGCGGGGATTCGCCGATGTTCGCAAACCTCATGGACGCGCTGAAGGTCGAGAAGACCGGGCCCGGCGCGGCCAGACGGCGACCGGAGCGGGCCATGGCCGACAAGGCGTACTCCTCACGGGCCATCCGTAAATACCTGCGGGAACACGGAATCCAATGCGTGATCCCTGAAAAGGAAGACCAAAAGGAGAACCGCAAGCGCAGGGGTTCGGCCGGCGGGAGGCCGGTGACCTACGACAAGGAAGCGTACAAACGCCGCAATGTCGTGGAATGCAGCTTCAACACGCTGAAGCAGTGGAGGTCACTAGCCACCCGCTATGACAAACTCGCACTGACCTACCGCTCGGCGGTGATGTTGCAGGCGGTGGTCATCTGGAGCGCGGCCATTACGACATTAGGAGACACGCCCTAG
- a CDS encoding SH3 domain-containing protein produces MDSNDLGESAPKSKPKIYNWTTAKASVRTEPDADAKLLDLINAKTRVEYLKKKGSWRQVKTDAGTGWVLAAQLSDTDPAAKSYRWTTGSVNLRKGPSVAKASLGTLPSWEKVIHHRISGAWSEVTTSKGHGWVANTGLSKSGPLPVAVYGTLRPGQGPYRAMLHGKTTGEERTRIVDHNLYIDNKNGLSYILPEASQATGVVSYRMTLKRGSYNSTVARLDAYERYDPSKLPDNQLYVRKRVTDTEGNTVWAYVGGAKMSKYLRTSGIKVPTGDYLKRF; encoded by the coding sequence ATGGATTCCAATGATCTCGGTGAATCCGCACCCAAGTCAAAACCGAAAATCTACAACTGGACGACGGCAAAGGCCTCCGTCCGCACCGAGCCTGATGCGGACGCGAAGCTGCTGGATTTGATCAATGCGAAGACCCGGGTCGAGTACCTCAAGAAGAAGGGCTCGTGGCGACAGGTCAAGACCGATGCGGGAACAGGCTGGGTACTGGCCGCCCAGTTGAGCGACACGGACCCGGCCGCCAAATCATATAGATGGACCACCGGATCCGTGAACCTGCGCAAGGGACCCTCCGTCGCGAAGGCCAGCCTCGGCACGCTTCCGTCATGGGAAAAGGTCATCCACCATCGCATATCCGGGGCCTGGTCGGAAGTCACTACATCCAAGGGCCATGGCTGGGTCGCAAATACCGGGCTATCCAAGAGCGGGCCGCTTCCGGTGGCCGTCTACGGGACGCTCCGGCCGGGCCAGGGTCCCTACCGCGCCATGCTCCATGGCAAAACAACAGGTGAAGAACGGACCAGGATCGTCGATCACAACCTCTATATCGACAACAAGAACGGACTTTCCTACATTCTTCCCGAAGCATCCCAAGCCACGGGTGTCGTCTCCTACCGGATGACCCTGAAAAGGGGAAGTTATAACTCCACGGTGGCCAGGCTGGACGCCTATGAACGCTATGATCCCTCGAAATTGCCTGATAACCAGCTCTATGTGCGCAAACGGGTAACCGACACCGAGGGCAACACCGTCTGGGCGTACGTCGGCGGAGCAAAGATGAGCAAGTATCTGCGCACCAGTGGTATCAAGGTTCCAACCGGCGACTACCTGAAGAGGTTCTAG